In the genome of Serratia symbiotica (Periphyllus acericola), the window ATTTTAGTCGGCTTTTCCCAACAGATGGCGCGGGTATGGCGTTGAAACAGCCAGATGATCTAAAAGCGGTGTACAACCAGGTTTATGACAACATCGTCACTGTGCCAACTTACGCACTGATGCCAGCGATCCCAACCACCACCAGCTTCATCCAGGATCTGGTACACATTGGGGATTTTTTGCAGGCTTAAGGCAACCAGCTGAGCTTCAACAACAACGGTGTGCAGTTCCGCACAGCTCAGCAGGCGACGCAATATAACGCCATGATATTGAATCTGGTGGCCAAACAGCAGGATTTACTGAAAGCACAGCAAATCATGCAGCCCTTAATGCAATAAGTTCTTTTTATTCAAAACCCCAGGCCGACTGCAGACCTGGGTTAATTCCTCTCAGCCTTTCCAATAACTCACGCACTGCTAGCTCCCACAACTCAATTAATCGCATTGCTATTCCCCAGCGGGAAAATACTCCCAGGGAAAGTCACTTTCTAAATACCTGCGCCTAATACCGCTCCACTTTCGTTAAGCCAGGTTTATTGCCTGTTAACGGTGAGGCGGCTTTCATAAAATGACCCATATTTTTTAGCAATTGCCATCTCGTCCGGCAACGGTGATTGCGTGTAACTGTCTCATGTAAAGCCAACCACAGGAGCTCTATCCTGTTTACCCATGGAAAGTAAAATGGCTGATAAATAACAATAAAATTCGGGTTGCGCCGCAACCAGCTCAACGTTTCTTTACTCTTGTGAATGATGTAATTATCGACAATCAGCGTAATGGTTTTGGCACTTCGGTATGTGCTTCTCAGCTTGCGTAACAGGCTAATGAATAAACCCGAGTTTTTATGGTTTCCACTGACATAATCAACTCTTCCGGTTCCTGCATAAAGGGCACCCGCGAGGTAATGCTTTTCATTCTGTCCCGGTGTCGTGATGCGTTTTTGTTGACCCTTTTTCTGCCAGTCAGCACCTATTTTAGGGTTCATATCGATGTCTACCTCATCTTCGTAAAAGACGGGATGTTGCAGCCGCTCTACGCCACACAATACCGGCTCTCGGCAACCAGCGCCGAAGTGAGCCAGGATGTAACGTTGAGTTAAATAATTTATTAATTTCAATCGTTAACATCTCAGTATTCCACCGAGAGCGCAGATAGCCAAAGTCCTGTGGAGAACGCTGAACGAGCAAATCAAGCATCTTCAACATCGCCTCCGTGGGCCATTTTCGGGGGCGTCCAGGTGAAAGGCTTGCCAATCCTTCATAGCCGCCCAATGTGAACAAATTAACCCATCGTCCGACAGCGGCACATAAGGTTTTACCTAGGTAATTCAGCGTGTAGCCACGGTGTAACATCAACATGGCGATAAGGCGTCTGGCATAATTTTTATCTGGTGTTTTCTGGATAATTTTTTGTATCTGACGTCGTTCATGTCGGGGTATGGGTGCTATGTTCGGCATTACTCAGTCCGGTTGTGAGGGGTTGTGATGTTTGGCGATTGATCAGATCGCTCAAACCGGATTAAGTTCCTTCAGTGATCTACTATTTAACGCAGGTATTTAGTGAAAATGCGGCCGATGATAAGATCCTCTTTAGGCCCAGATACGATGGCCTATTTATCGTCATAAGGTACTCTTTTACATATGAATTATGCACTGGAATTATCGCAATTGGCCAAGAACTATGCCGGTGGTGTAAAGGCATTGCGTGGCATCGATCTGAATGTTAAGGTATGGAATTTTTATGCCCTGCTGGGGCTAAACGGGGCTTGAAAATCCACCACCATCGGCATTATCAGCTCGCTGGTCAACAAAACCACTGGCAAAGTGCAGGTTTTTGGCTATGACATCGATAAAGACATCGTTAACGCCAAACGCTAACTTGGGCTAGTCCCACAGGAGTTTAACTTCACCATGGCAGTTAGGATAGCAAACCAACTGGGGTAGGCGGGCAGTACAATGAGCAAATAACGGGCGGGTCGCCCGTTATGATGCTCAAGCGACCTGAACTGGCAGCGCTTTCGCCTTGCGCAGCAGGTGGTTGTTACCCTCGAAGTAGGCTACTTTGGGATGGTGCTGGTGGGCATCGGCCTCGCTCATCTGCACATAGGAACAAATGATCAGCTTATCGCCAACGCAGGCGCAGCGCGCTGCCGCGCCATTAACCGAAATGATGCGTGAACCACGCTCGGCAGCGATGGCATAAGTGGAGAAGCGTTGGCCGTTATCAACGTTATAAATATCGATGGCTTCATATTCCAGAATGCCCGCGGCCGTCAAAAAATCTTGGTCGATGGCACAGGATCCTTCGTAGTGCAAGTCGGCTTGCGTGACTTTCACCCGATGTAGCTTGCCTTGCATCATAGTACGTATCATAACTTTACCTAATTGAATATCAGCCTTCACAGGCGTTGAGTTAAACATCTGTTCCGCATCCTTTACCTCTGATCCTTATCGCCCCGATTACCGCTGTTGCCTGCTTTCCAGCGCATCGACACAGTGACGATCCCACATAAAATGGCTTACAGCGTCAGATCAACCTGTTGATTTTCGATCAGACGTGCCTGACCCAACCAAGCGGCCATCAATACCACCGCGCGGCGGCTATCGGCTGTCAGTGGCTGTAGGCTATCGGCATCGCGGATAAACAGCGCATCCGGGGTAAAACCGGCGGCACGGAGTTGTTCTGCCGTTTGTTCCAGCATCTCATCAATGTGGCGTTCACTATTGACCAACTGCTGCGCCAATCCATTCATGATCTTGTGGAGCTGCGGTGCGATTTTACGCTCGTCTGCGGTTAGGTAGCTGTTGCGCGAACTGAGCGCCAAGCCGTCTTTGGCACGCACGGTAGGCACGCGGACGATGTCAATATCGTAGCACATATCCGCCACCATTTTACGGATCAGTACCCACTGCTGATAGTCCTTTTCACCAAAGCAGGCTAGATCTGGTTGCACCAAATTGAATAGCTTGCTGACAATAGTGGCGACGCCGCAGAAATGTCCGGGGCGGCTGGCCCCTTCCAACATGGTAGCAATGCCCGGTACATCGACGTAGGTTTGCTGTTCCAGCCCCTGTGGGTAGATATCGCCTGCTACTGGTGCGAATACCAGATCTACACTGCGACGGGCCAACTTCTCACAGTCTTCCTGCAAAGTGCGCGGATAACGCGCCAGATCGTCTGGTCGTTCGAACTGCATCGGGTTAACGAAAATGCTTACTACCACGACATCGGCACGGGCGTGCGCCTCATCGACCAGCATCATGTGGCCATTATGCAGGTTGCCCATGGTCGGCACCAGCGCAATACGCTTACCGTCCTGACGCCAGCGTCGGATCTGTTGGCGCAGCAATGGCAGGGATTCAATAATAATCATTAGGCACTCCTTTAGATCGGCCATTTTACTTGCCTGTGGGTGATTGGCCTGTGCCGCTCTCCTCACATCGGGAACTGGCCACCGCTATCACACCTATTAAGCACCTATCTCATTAGGTTATTTTATTTGCCATTTTGGCCCTGGGCAGTGCTCACCATCCCCACGCATGCTATATACGCTGCGGTTGTTGTGTGCTGTCCCTATGCAAACGGATTGCAATACGCCTAATGGGATAGATTAAACCTGTTGTTAATTCAAAGAGAGGCCTTGCTCTCCTGCCTCGATATATTGCCGCACTGCCATACGTATATTGCCGCTATACGCCAGGAAGTTTTTAGCAAATCTCAGCGTGTGGTCACTGATAATACCTAAAACATCATGCATCACCAGGATCTGGTCATCGGTAGCGTTACCCGCACCGACGCCAATGACCGGAATGGACAGCGCCTCGGAGATTTGGCGCGCGAACTTAGGGCACGTATGCCAACACTAACAGTTGCATGCCAGCCTGCTTATCGCGTCCCTGTACCTTGTAGCCGCCAAAAACGTTGACTGACTGTGGTGTCAGCCCAAAGTATCCGCATACCGGCACTGCGCATTCGGTAAGCATTTTCACCGTTTCACATAGCCAATTACCACCTTCCAACTTCACCATGTTGGCCCCGGCCCGCATCAGCTCGGCGGCATTGGTGAAGGTCTGTGCCAGGGTGGCGTAACTCATGAAGGGTAGATCGGCTAGCAATAAGCAGGCTGGCGCGCCTTGGCGCACTGCGCGGGGTATAGGCGATGGCGGTAACAGTGACTGGCAGCGTGGAATTGTGACCCTGTAGCGTCATACTCAGCGAATTGCCGACCGACAATGCCACAGCACCATGCTGTTTTCCGGCACGCGTTTCAGGCAGTTGGCGAGCGATTCGCCATCTGGGAAGACGATATTGGGGGCGATTTCAGCTAGCGGATAGAGCATGAACTCACGCTCTTTCAGGCCATAATGCGGCACCGTTAGGCGATCGGTGTCAATAACTTGATCGTCATACAGCATGATGTCCAAATCGAGAAGGCGTGGCCCCCAACGTTCATCCTTAGGTATGCGCCCTTGATGACGTTCTATCGCCTGAGTGTGATCAAGCAGTTGTTCAGGTGGCAACAGGGTATCCAACACCACCACCGCGTTAAGGAAGTCCGGTTGGTTCTGTGGCCCCAGCGGCTTGGAGCGGTAAAGAGATGAACAAACTATCAGCTTGGTGCGGGGGAGATGCCCAAGTGCCTCAAGAGCGGCGTTAACCTGCTGTAGCGGCTGTGCCAGGTTGCTACCCAGCGCGATATAAGCGCGAAACATTATGCTCCCTTTTTACGCGGTACCCGACGGCGCGGTGCTGGTTCGTCACTTTAGCATGGCCTTCTGACGTGCTGGCGTGGCGAGCTGGAACTCACCCCACCACTCGGACAAGTGCAGCATTTCCTGATTGCTTTCAACTTCGGCGCGCAGCGCCAGCAAATTATAGGCGTCGTAGAACTGCGGGTGATCCATTAGCTTATGCGCGCGCTTGCCTTGGCGGCGGGTTAGGCGTAGCTGCAACTGCCAGATGTCGCACACCAGTGTGGTAATGCGTTTTGGAATGGCCAGTGAACGACACTGTTCATCCAACACATCGTTCATCGCCAATGCGAAGGCGTCGTAATATCCCAGGCCGCTTTCCTGCGCTAATTTCTGCGCGTGCTCAAGCAGCGGATGCCATAGCATGGCGGCGAACAAAAACGCCGGGGTGACGCCCATACTGTTCTGCAAGCGGTGGTCTATATTCTTCAGCGCCAGCACCAGTGTGCGTTCCATCCATGTGGCGTGATTTGGCGTAAAGTGGCGCGCAATCAGTGGGAACAGCGGCTGGAACAGTTGGTATTCGCACAGCTTCAAGTAGGCGGGGTAGCCGTAGCACGCCATTAGCAGTTTGATGGATTCTTCGAACAGGCGCGCGGGTGGGATCTCGTACAGCAGCGAGGCTAGGCGCGGGATAGGCTCGGCGGTCTCATCGCTGATTGTCATGCCCAACTTGGCGGCGAAGCGCACCGCGCGCAGCATGCGTACTGGATCTTCACGGTAGCGTGTTTCTGGATCGCCGATCAGGCGGATCACGCCCTGCTGCAAATCGCGCAGGCCATCAACGTAATCACGCAGCGTGAAATCTGCCACGCCGTAGTACAGGCTATTGATGGTGAAATCACGGCGTTGAGCGTCTTCTTCAATAGAACCGAAAATGTTGTCGCGCAGCAGCATGCCGTTTTGTGCCTGCTGGGAAGAATTCTGGTCATATTCCGGGGTTTGCTCATGGTGCCCACGGAAGGTGGCGACCTCAATAATTTCCGGCCCGAACATCACATGCGCCAAACGGAAACGGCGGCCTACCAGGCGGCAATTGCGGAACAGCTTGCGTACCTGCTCTGGCGTAGCGTTGGTGGTGATGTCGAAATCTTTTGGTTTTTTCCCCAATAAAAGGTCACGCACACTGCCACCGACCAGATAGGACTCATAGCCGGATTTGTTCAGGCGGTACAGCACTTTCAGCGCGTTCTCGCTGATGTCTTTGCGCGAGATAGAATGCTGTTCGCGCGGGATGGTGGTCATAGAGCTAGTTCCTTGCGTGGCGGGAAACGGCGGACGTTTACGCGCCACAGAGCGGCTGGCTGGGGCTGTTGCTCTGCCATGATTAGCGGAACGTTGTGGCGGCGCAGTGCGCTCTTCTGCCGCCGTGCTTTTTTTGCAGGCCAGGTTTTTATCGCTGACCTGCGTTTCATCGCGGGGCAGTTTGTCATCGCGGATGAGTACATTACGGCAAAAAAAATTGGCTACTCGGGTAAAAATGGTACACCTCGTTAGTCACGGATAAAAATGGAACTGACAAAAAATTGCGGCTAATCATAGCTCACCCTGTCTCCTTTGAGAATGTCGATGTGTTTTTAACCAGAGCGATAGCGTCCTGGGACGGCACGTTTTCCCGCTTCCAGTGCGCGACTGCCCAGCTCAATAATAACGACAGGTCAAGATCTTGCCAGCTTTCCGGCAACGGTTGGCATAGAAATTTTAGCGCGGCAACCAGCACCGGGCGCGGATCGCCACCGGGCAACACAGGCGCATGATTCTGCTTCGATAGCTTGATGCCATTGACACCCAGCGCCAGAGGCAGATGCAGGTAAGAGGGCACTGGGAGCTTCAATTGATTATACAGCGCAATCTGATGTACCGTCGGCGCGATCAAATCGGCACCGCGCACGATTTCGGTAACGCCCTGGAAATGATCGTCGATCACCACCACCAAATTATAGGCAAACAGCCCATCGCGGCGGCGAATGATAAAGTCCTCGCTGGTTAGCGCCGGATCGGTGCGCTGTTCGCCCTCCAAACCATCATGAAACGCATAGACCGGGGCGAATTGACGCAAACGGATGGCGGCACCCGGAGGACCGAAATGCAAATCACGGCCATGGCCACCGATGTGCTGAATGCGGCTACGCGGACAGGTGCAGTAATAACATAGCCCCTGTTGTTGCAACAGATCCAATGAGGCATGGTAGGTATCATGAGGTTGGGATTGGTAAATGACGTGACCATCCCAGAAAAGACCATAATGTTCTAATGCAGATAAGATACGGCTGGCAGCACCGGTGACTTCGCGTCGGGGATAGACATCTTCAATGCGCACCAACCACTGCCCACATCGGGCGCGGGCTTGGAGGTAGCTTACGAGAGCGGCAATCAGCGAACCAAAATGCAGATCCCCACAGGGCGAGGGGGCAACGCGCCCCACATAATGACTTTCTTGCATATCAGAGATGAAAGGCTCACCCTTTTTCTGTGCGGCGCACGAAACGGTAATCTACTCGTCATATTTCAAGCTGTGTCGGTGTAGGCTGTGAAAATCACTGACTAAAAAAGCTCATAGGGATGTACGCCTTTGCTGCCTTTATGCCACCAATCATTTAGCGTATACCCGTCATACTTCAAGTTGACTGTGCGTTAGCTTTCCTCGCTTACTCCAGTCACTAAGAACCTGCCCCGTTAGGCTATTTTACTTGCCATTTTGGCCCTGGGCAGTACTCACCCTCCTTAAGTACTGCGTGTACGCTGCGGTTGTTGCGCGCTGTCCCTTTGCAAACTGGCTGCAATAATAATGTACGCCTACTGGGATAGGCTGATTCTGGGGTAGGCACCTGGGCCGCAGAATAAACCTTATGGATGAGGTTTATTCTGCGGCCCAGAGCAGGCGCGGTTCAAATTGCTTCCTCTTCCTGACCGAATTGTCGCTTCGTTGGCGCTTTACTGCAACTCGGATTATTTAGGGTATATAACTTTATTAGCCAGCCATCTGTTTCTCGCGGATTTCTGCCAAGGTCTTGCAGTCAATGCATAAATCAGCGGTCGGACGCGCTTCAAGGCGGCGAATGCCAATTTCCACGCGGCAGGATTCACAGTAGCCGAAATCTTCGTCTTCCACTTTCTTCAGCGTTTTCTCGATCTTTTTGATCAGTTTGCGTTCACGGTCACGGTTACGCAGTTCGAGACTGAACTCTTCTTCCTGCGCGGCCCGGTCCACCGGGTCAGGGAAGTTGGCAGCTTCGTCTTGCATATACGATACAGTACGCCCCACTTCTTCTCTAAGCTGATTACGCCATGCTTCAAGAATACGCCTGAAATGCGACAACTGGGCGTCGTTCATGTACTCTTCGCCTGGTTTCTCTTGGTATGGCTCAACCCCAGCGATGGCGAGAATGCTCAAGGAAGAGGTTTTACGGTTTTGCCCTTCTTGCATGTTGCTTCTCCTACATACAATAAATACGCGCTCGCGCTATTGAATCCCCAATACGGGGAAAAACAGGCCGCTATAAATAACAGAAGGAAGGTAGGTTGGCAATTATTCCTATCACCCTCTTGACAATGCTGTGAAAGGAGACGTACTTGACGATATGCTAATCGGTTGTCAACTTCATGTTTAACTGCTGCTATCGATAAAAAACGGTAACTTATTGTACAGAGATATACCGTCAGGTGATAATTTAGCGCCATAACAAATGACTTCGACTCCCAATTTATGCACTTGTGCCAACAATGCCGCATAACGTGCATCTATGTGATGTGCAGGTATGACTTGTTCAATACCACTGTGCAACACGGCAAAGAACAACACTGCCCTTTGACCACGTTCAATCACGCTGAATAACTCACGCAGGTGTTTTTGCCCTCTTAGCGTTACCGCATCAGGAAAATACCCACATTGTTGTTGCAGCAATGTCACTGACTTCACTTCAATATAGCAGTCAACCCGGTTTTCTGCCTGTAATAACAAATCGATACGGCTATTCTCACTGCCGTATTTCACCTCGCCGCATATTTTACTGTAATCAAATAATTCATTGATTAAATTCTGTTCAATGGCTTCACGCACCAGAGTGTTAGCACGCAGCGTATTGATGCAAATCCAATCACCCTGTTGGGTATGCGTTAGCTCCCAACTGTGGGCGTATTTGCGCTTGGGGTTGTCCGAAGTGAAATACCAGACAATATCACCCGGCGTGGCGCAACCGGTCATGGCACCGGTATTGGCACAGTGCAGTGTCAACGTTTTCCCTTCTGGGGTAATGACATCAGCCAGAAAGCGTTTGTAACGCTTAATCAGCGTGGCGCAACGTAGCGGCGGGGTAAAAATCATCCGGCTGCCTGATGAGCCAAAGCCCATTGTTCG includes:
- the gluQRS gene encoding tRNA glutamyl-Q(34) synthetase GluQRS, encoding MQESHYVGRVAPSPCGDLHFGSLIAALVSYLQARARCGQWLVRIEDVYPRREVTGAASRILSALEHYGLFWDGHVIYQSQPHDTYHASLDLLQQQGLCYYCTCPRSRIQHIGGHGRDLHFGPPGAAIRLRQFAPVYAFHDGLEGEQRTDPALTSEDFIIRRRDGLFAYNLVVVIDDHFQGVTEIVRGADLIAPTVHQIALYNQLKLPVPSYLHLPLALGVNGIKLSKQNHAPVLPGGDPRPVLVAALKFLCQPLPESWQDLDLSLLLSWAVAHWKRENVPSQDAIALVKNTSTFSKETG
- the panD gene encoding aspartate 1-decarboxylase, which produces MIRTMMQGKLHRVKVTQADLHYEGSCAIDQDFLTAAGILEYEAIDIYNVDNGQRFSTYAIAAERGSRIISVNGAAARCACVGDKLIICSYVQMSEADAHQHHPKVAYFEGNNHLLRKAKALPVQVA
- the dksA gene encoding RNA polymerase-binding protein DksA — translated: MQEGQNRKTSSLSILAIAGVEPYQEKPGEEYMNDAQLSHFRRILEAWRNQLREEVGRTVSYMQDEAANFPDPVDRAAQEEEFSLELRNRDRERKLIKKIEKTLKKVEDEDFGYCESCRVEIGIRRLEARPTADLCIDCKTLAEIREKQMAG
- the sfsA gene encoding DNA/RNA nuclease SfsA, with product MIFTPPLRCATLIKRYKRFLADVITPEGKTLTLHCANTGAMTGCATPGDIVWYFTSDNPKRKYAHSWELTHTQQGDWICINTLRANTLVREAIEQNLINELFDYSKICGEVKYGSENSRIDLLLQAENRVDCYIEVKSVTLLQQQCGYFPDAVTLRGQKHLRELFSVIERGQRAVLFFAVLHSGIEQVIPAHHIDARYAALLAQVHKLGVEVICYGAKLSPDGISLYNKLPFFIDSSS
- the panC gene encoding pantoate--beta-alanine ligase; this translates as MIIIESLPLLRQQIRRWRQDGKRIALVPTMGNLHNGHMMLVDEAHARADVVVVSIFVNPMQFERPDDLARYPRTLQEDCEKLARRSVDLVFAPVAGDIYPQGLEQQTYVDVPGIATMLEGASRPGHFCGVATIVSKLFNLVQPDLACFGEKDYQQWVLIRKMVADMCYDIDIVRVPTVRAKDGLALSSRNSYLTADERKIAPQLHKIMNGLAQQLVNSERHIDEMLEQTAEQLRAAGFTPDALFIRDADSLQPLTADSRRAVVLMAAWLGQARLIENQQVDLTL
- the folK gene encoding 2-amino-4-hydroxy-6-hydroxymethyldihydropteridine diphosphokinase, giving the protein MFRAYIALGSNLAQPLQQVNAALEALGHLPRTKLIVCSSLYRSKPLGPQNQPDFLNAVVVLDTLLPPEQLLDHTQAIERHQGRIPKDERWGPRLLDLDIMLYDDQVIDTDRLTVPHYGLKEREFMLYPLAEIAPNIVFPDGESLANCLKRVPENSMVLWHCRSAIR